The uncultured Mailhella sp. genome segment ATGGTTCACCTCTCCACATCCCTTTCTGCGAGACTGCCCCATGGAAGACATGATTCTTCGCGAAATCGTCGTTCTTTTTATCCTTTCCATCATCGTCGTTCTTGTCTGTCTGCGCTTCCGCCTGCCGTCCATCGTGGGCTTTCTGCTCACCGGCGTGCTGTGCGGTCCTTCCGCCCTCGGACTCATTCCCAGCCCTGAAGCCGTGGACACCATGGCCGACGTGGGCGTGGCCTTCCTCATGTTCTCCATCGGCATGGAGCTCTCCGGCAAGGAGCTCGTGCGGCTCAAGAAGCCGCTCTTTCTGGGCGGCTCCTCCCAGGTGCTGCTCACCATGGCCTTCGTGTTCCTGCTCACGTTCTGGTGGAGCGGGCCGCGGCTCGGCATCGTGTACGGCTGCATGGTCACGCTCTCGTCCACGGCCATCGTGCTGAGCATTCTCCAGCAGAAGGCCCTCACCGAATCCCCGCAGGGACAGGTCTGCCTCGCCGTGCTCATTTTTCAGGATCTCGCCATCGTGCCCATGGTGCTCATCTTCCCGCTGCTTGCGGGCGGCCTCGAACTCGACACCAATTCCATGATCTTCGCCGTGGGCAAGGGCGTGCTCGTCATCGGCGGCATTCTCCTGTTCGGCAAATACCTGCTCCACCGGCTCATGTTCAGCGTGGTGAGCACCCGCAGCCGCGAGCTCATGCTCATGACCACCCTCGGCCTGTGCCTCGCCGTGGCGCTCATCACCTCGTGGCTCGGCCTCTCGCTCGCCCTCGGCGCGTTCCTCGCCGGTCTCATGATGGCCGAGTCGGAATACAGCCTCAACACGCTTGAGAGCATCATGCCCTTCAAGGAAGTGTTCTCCAGCATCTTCTTCATTTCCGTGGGCATGCTGCTCGACGTCAAATTCTTCCTCACGCATCTGCCCGTCATCTCCCTGTGCGCCGCAGCCATCATTCTGGCGAAAATCCTCATGGTCGTGCCCGCGGTGCGCGTGCTCAGATACTCCATGCGCACGGCCCTGCTTGCAGCCTTCAGCCTCGCCCAGGTGGGCGAATTCTCCTTCGTGCTCGCCAAGTCCGCCCTCGGCCTCGAACTCATCAGCAACGACGCCTATCAGATCTTCCTCGCCTCCAGCATTCTGACCATGGTGCTCACCCCCCTGCTCATCGGCGCGGCCCCCAGGGTCACCGGCAGGATTCTGAAACGGCCCAACATGCAGACCGCCGAAGCCGCCACCGACGACTCCGACGAACACGACGCCGAAGACAGCGCCCACGGCATCATCCGCGACGGCCGGCAGCTCAAGGATCATCTCATCATCATCGGCTTCGGCATCGGCGGGCAGATCATGGCCCACGGCGCAAAAAGCTGCGGCATTCCCTACATCATTTCGGAAATGAATCCCGACACCGTGGAAAAATACCGCGCCACCGAACCCATCCGGCACGGCGACGCCTCCTTCCCGCTGGTGCTGGAACATCTCGGCGCGTCCACGGCCAGGGCGCTCGCCATTCTCACGTCCGATCCGGCGGGCAGCCGCGCCATCATCGCCAACGCCCGCGCCATGAATCCCTCGCTGCACATCATCGTGCGCACGCGCTTCCTCGGCAATCTGGACTCCTACAAGGAAGTGGGCGCCAACGAAGTGATTCCCGAAGAGTTTGAAACCTCGCTGGAAGTGTTCGCCCGCGTGCTCAATCACTACCTCGTGCCGCGCCAGACCATCGATCAGTACGTGTCCGCCATCCGCCGCGAAAACTACGGCATGCAGCGCAGGCTCGGCATGGGCGGCTCCATCATGGACAGCCTGCCCGATCTGCAGCTCGTGGCCTACGCCGTGGAAGAGGGCTCCCCCCTCGCAGGCAAGACCATAGCTCAGGCCGCGCTGCGCAAGGAACACGGCGTGACGGCCGCAGGCGTGCGGCGCGGCGATACGATCAACAACAATCCCAACGCCCAGACGCAGCTTCTCGCCGGCGACATCGTGTACCTTCTCGCCACGCAGGAAGCGCTCGCCAAGGCGGCGGTACTCTTCCACACCGAAGGGAGAGCGGCCTGACATGAACGCATCTCTTCCGCAGCAGACGGGCCTCGCCGCTCTGGACGACGACGGACGCCGCGAATACTGGGCGGCGCTGGCCCTGCGCCACACCGCCGGGCTCGGCGTGCGCGGAGCGTGTCTTCTGCTCAAGCATTTCGGCTCCGCCTACGAGGCCGTCACCAACGTTCCCGCATGGCCGGAAGCGGGCGTGCCCGCCCAGAAGGCCGAAGGCTACCTGAACAATGCCTGGCGAGCCGCGGCCCGTCCGGAATGGGACGCCGCCCACACGCTTCGCGCCTCCATCATCCTGTGGACGGACAAGCGCTATCCGCCGCTGCTGCGTGAACTGCCCGACGCGCCCGCCCTGCTCTACGCCGCAGGCGACGCCTCGCTTCTGCGCGCGCCGTGCGTGGCCATCGTGGGCTCCCGCGACGCTTCTTCCGCAGCCATCGACTTTACGGCGGCCGTTGCCGAAGAGCTTTCCGCCGCGGGCGTGACCGTGGTTTCCGGCCTGGCCTACGGCGTGGACGGCTACGCCCATCACGCGGCACTCGGCGGCCCGGGCCGCACCATCGCCGTGCTGCCCGGAGGCGTGGATCTGCCCTTCCCCTCCGGTCACCGCGACCTCTATCTCGACGTGGTCGAACACGGCCTTGCGGCAAGCGAAATGCCGCCGGGCTGGGTGCCCGGCCCCGGCGCTTTTCCCGTGCGCAACCGCCTCATCAGCGGCCTCTGCCTCGGCGTGCTGGTGGCGGAGGCCAGCCGCGCGCGCAGCGGCAGTCTCATCACGGCGCGCCTGGCCGCGGAGCAGGGCAGAAACGTCTATGCGCCTTCGCCGAACGCCCTGCGCGCCCCCTGCCGCGAAGGCACGAAAAAACTGCTTCTGGATGGCGCGCGGCCCGTATCCGGCGCGGCGGACATTCTGGCCGATCTGCTGCCGCATCTTCAGGATTCGCTGAAGCATTCCCCGGCAGCGCCGATGCGCGGCAGGCCCGCAGAAGAAACGCAGCCTGCCCCGGCAAAGCACGACGCGCCGGAAGAGATTGAAGAAATTGAAGACGCTTCGCCCGCGCAGCCGGAGAGCCCCCGCGCCCCCGCAACCGACACTTCCGCCCGTCCGAAAGAAGAGCCGCGCCCGCAGGCCGCCGCTTTGCCCGCAGCCTCCGAAAAGAGCGAGCCTTCGACGCCCTCGAGAGCCGATCGCGCCTCTTCCCGCGCCGAAACGGCCGCTCCCGAGCGAAAAGAACAGCGCCCGGCCCGCAAAGCGCCCGAGAAAAAGCCCGCCCGCGCCGCCGCGCCCCTCACCGAAGAAGAGGAAACCATTCTCGCCCTTCTGCAGAACGGCCCCCTTTCCCAGGATGAGCTTCTCTACGCCGCGCAGGCGCAAAGCGACTCCTGGAACAGCGCTTCCGTGAGCGCCGTGCTCATGATTCTGGAGGTGAAGAAACTCGCGAGGCGTCTTTCCGATTCCCGCTACGAGGCCAGAGCATGAGCCGCCTTGCCGAAATCACCGCCGCCCTTCCCGTGCCCGCCGCCACCTTTCTCGCCTGGATGGAGTTTCAGAAAGGCGCGTCCGAAGCCACGGTGGCGGCCTACGCCGTGGACATCCTGGAATTTGAAACCTACCTGCGCGGCATGGGCGCTTCGCTGGAGCAGCCTTCCGAAATCACGCGGCAGATGGTGCAGGGCTTTTCCGCCTCGCTGTTCCGGCAGGGCATGGCGCGTTCGTCCATGGCGCGCAAGCTCTCCGCCCTGCGTTCGCTGTTCCGGCATCTTCTGCGCCTGCACAAGATTGAGGCCGATCCCTGCGCCGGGGTGCGCAATCCCAAGCAGGATCAGCGGCATCCCGCCATGCTCAACGTGGATCAGGTGTTCAGCCTGCTGGATGAAAAGCCCGCCGAAGCCGTGGCCGCCCATCCGGGCGACATGTCCGCGGACGATGTCTTTCTCCTGCGCGACAAGGCGCTTCTTGAGCTGCTCTACGGCTCGGGCCTGCGCATTTCCGAGGCGCTCGGCCTCAACGTGAACGACATACGCCCCGAAAGCGGGCACGTGCAGGTCATGGGCAAGGGCAGCAAGGAGCGCATCGTACCGCTCAGCGACGCCAGCAAAGACGCGCTTTCCCGCTGGCTTTCCGTACGCGACCGCGTGCCGCCCGCGCACGGCGAACGGGCCGCCTTTCTCGGTCGGCGCGGCAAAAGGCTGGATCGCCGTCAGGCCGCGCGCATTCTGGAGGAACGGGCCGCAGAAGCGGGCATCCCGCAGCACCTCTCCCCCCACGATCTGCGGCACTCCTTTGCCACGCACCTGCTGGAAGGCGGGGCGGACCTGCGCGCCGTGCAGGAACTGCTCGGGCACAGCCGCATTTCCACCACGCAGCGTTACACGCACCTCAACATGGAGGCCCTCACGCGCATCTACGACGCCGCGCATCCGCTCTCCCGAAAGAGCGACAAGAAATCCTGACCCCGTTCCCCGCCCCGGAAACCGGACCTTTTACCCATTGCGAACGCCGCAAAGAAAGGATAAACTCTCTTGTCTTTTCTTTTTCCGGGTGGTTCACGCATGTCTGAACATCTCCTTCTTGCCGACATAGGCAATACCTGCATCAAGATAGTCTTCGCCCGCCCCGACGCCCTGGAGGCCGCCTACTCGCTGCCCACCAGAGCTTCGCACACGGCGGACAGCCTGGGACTCTCGCTGCTTCAGCTTCTTTCCCTGCGCCGCCTGAAGCCCGAAGACATAGCCGCCTGCCTCGTCTGCTCCGTGGTGCCCGACGTGAGCACCCTGCTTCACGAGGCACTGCAGAAATACCTCGGCAAAACGCCGCTGTCCTTCCCCGGCGACTTTGAAATAGACCTTGTCAACGGCTACGAACAGCCGCAGGAAGTGGGCGCGGATCGTCTTCTGGCCGCCTTTGCCGCCAGAAAGCTCTTTCCCGACGCGCCGTCCATCATTTCCGTGGACTTCGGCACCGCCACCACCTTCGACTGCGTGTCCGGCAACGCCTATCTGGGCGGCCTCATCTGCCCCGGACTTTTTTCCTCGCGCAACGCGCTTGCCGCCAACACGGCCAAGCTGCCGCGCATCTCACTGGAAATGACGGAAGATCGCGTCCGCATCGGGCGCAACACCATCACCAGCATGAACCACGGCTTTCTGTTCGGCTTCGCCGCCATGACCGAAGGCCTGTGCGAACGTCTCAAAACCCAGCTTCCCGGCCCCACGCTCGTTGTGGGCACGGGCGGCGCGGCCCACGACCTTTCCAGAATCTGCCGGGCCTTTGACATCGTCAGACCCGATCTTATTCTTGAAGGGCTCCGGCTCCTCTGGCTCCGGAAGACCGCCACGGCATAGCATTCTGTTCTCTTACCCGGACTGAGTCCGGCATATTCCAAGGAGTTCCCGCCATGAACAACAGCACCATCACTTCCGTATGGGCCCGCGAGATTCTCGACTCCCGCGGCAATCCCACTGTTGAAGTGGAAGTCGGTCTCGAATCCGGCCACGTCGGCCGCGCCGCCGTTCCTTCCGGCGCCTCCACCGGCAGCCGCGAAGCCCTCGAACTGCGCGACGGCGACAAGGGCCGCTACAAGGGCAAGGGCGTGACCCGCGCCGTGGAACACGTGAACGGCGAAATCGCCGAAGCCGTGATCGGCCTCGACGCCCTGCGTCAGGTGCAGGTGGACAACACCCTCATCGACCTCGACGGCACCGAAAACAAGTCCCGCCTCGGCGCCAACGCCATGCTCGGCGTGTCGCTCGCCACGGCCCGCGCCGCCGCCGAATACCTCGGCCTGCCCCTGTATCAGTACCTCGGCGGCGTGAACGCCAAGATCATGCCCTCTCCCATGATGAACGTCATCAACGGCGGCGCGCATGCTCCCAACAATCTGGACATCCAGGAATTCATGATCATGCCCGTGGGCGCCAAGACCTTTGCCGACGCCCTGCGCATCGGCGCCGAAGTGTTCCACACCCTCAAGGGCATTCTCGCCAAGGACGGCCATGTGACCTCCGTGGGCGACGAAGGCGGCTTTGCTCCCAACCTCAAGAGCCACGACGAAGCCTTCAGCTACCTCATCAAGGCCATTGAAGCCGCCGGCTACATCCCCGGCGCGGAAGTCGCCCTCGGCATCGACGCCGCCTCCTCCGAATTCTACAAGGACGGCAAGTACGTCATCGCCGGCGAAGGCCTCGAACTCACCAGCGAACAGATGGTGGACTGGCTCGAAGACTTCACCAGGCGCTATCCGCTCATCTCCATTGAAGACGGCATGGCCGAAGACGACCGCGAAGGCTGGAAGCTGCTCACCGACCGCCTCGGCGACCACATCCAGCTCGTGGGCGACGACCTCTTCGTCACCAACCCCGACATCCTCGCCGAAGGCATCGAAGACGGCCTCGCCAACGCCGTGCTCATCAAGGTGAACCAGATCGGCACCCTCACCGAAACCCTCGACACCATCGAAATCGCCAAGAACGCCGGCTACGCCACCATCGTGTCCCATCGTTCCGGCGAAACCGAAGACACCTTCATCGCCGACCTCGCCGTGGGCACCAACTCCGGCCAGATCAAGACCGGCTCCGCCAGCCGTTCCGACCGCATCGCCAAGTACAACCAGCTCCTCCGCATCGAAGAGGAACTCGGCGACGTCAGCTTCTTCTTCGGCCCCATCCTCGCCGACAACTACGGCCTCACCCAGTCCGACGAAGACGCTGAATAAGCATTCCGCGGGGAGGGCTGCCTCCCCGCACACTGGTTTCCGGCCCGGGCTTCCGGGCCTTTTTCAACCTCCCCTGCGGCGTGCATCGCCGCCCGCCCCGGGCATCGGGAGGAATAAGGAAAAAATCATGAGCAGACTGCTGCGAATACTCTTCTGTGCCTTTCTTGCCCTCGGCCTCTTCGCCCAGAGCGCTTCCGCCGCCGACATCGCCGCCGCGGTGAACAAGATGCAGACCGCCTACGCCGGCATGCAGAGCTTCCGCGCCGACTTCACGCAGCAGCTTCTGCAGAGAGAAAGCGGCGTCGTGGAAAAAAGAAACGGCGTCATTCTCTTCCAGAAGCCCCTTCTCGTGCGCTGGGAAACCGCCGCGCCCCACGCCGAACTTCTCATGGTGACGGACAAGGAAATCTGGAACTACCTGCCCGACGAGGAACTCGCCTACCGCTATTCCCGCGCGCTGGCCGAAGATTCCCGTTCCCTCATCCAGGTGATCACCGGCCAGAGCGCCCTTTCCCGCGATTTCGACGTGGAAGCCGCCCAGTCGCCGGAAGACGGCAAGCTCATTCATCTGCTGCTCTACCCCAAGGATCCCACCACGGAACTCACCGAAGCCCAGCTCTGGCTCGACCCCGACACCTCGCTCATCCGCCGCGCCATGGTCATGGACTTCTACGGCAACACCAACACCATCGAGCTGCAGAACCTGAAGCCCAACGCGCCCGCCTCCGCCAAGGACTTCCAGTTCACCCCGCCCAAGGGCACGGAAGTGGAAGACCACGTGGAGGCCAAGCATCCCGTGGCAAGGCCGCTGCTCAACTAGATTTCCAGGCAGTGCTTCAAAGCATATTTCAATAATTCCGGGATATTCCGTTTCCGCCCGCGCGGCGGCGCCGGCAAAAGCGAATTTTCCGGGCTCTCCCTGCCCGGGCCCTGCGTCGGGGCTGGACTATCCTGATAATTAAAGGTACATAGACTTCTCGCATGGAACAGCAGCACGGCATACTGGTACTGAACAAGCCCAAGGGGCTCAGCTCCGCGCAGGCCATCGCCCGCGTCAAGCGCCTCGGTCAGAAGAAAATCGGTCATGCGGGCACTCTCGACCCCATGGCCACCGGCGTGCTGCTCGTTCTGCTCGGCAACGCCACAAAACTTTCCGGCTATCTGCTGGAAGGCGGGGTGAAAACCTACGGCGGCACGCTGCGCCTCGGCGTCGTTACCGACACCTGGGACGCCGAAGGCTCCGTGGTTGCCGAAACGCCCCTGAGCGAAGACGATCTCGCTCCGGGCTCCGTGCTTGAACAGGCCGCCCGCCGCGAAGTGGAGGCCTGGCTGGATGTGACGGAACAGCCCGTTCCGCCCTATTCCGCCGCAAAGCACCAGGGTCAGCCGCTGTACAAGCTGGCCCGCGCCGGCAAGGAAGTGCCGGTCAAGGTGAAAAGCATACATGTTTCGCACGCCTCTGTTCAATGGGTGAACATGCCGGACGTGCGATTCCGGGTAACGTGCAGTTCCGGTTCCTACATACGGTCCCTGGCCCACAGCTTGGGGATTCGACTTGGGTGCGGAGCCATGCTCACGGAACTGACCCGGGAATACAGCCACCCGTTTGGCCTGGAGGTCGCCCACACGCTGGACGAAATCCTTGCCGAGCCCGAAAGGCTTCCCGAATGGATCATGCCCATCAGCGCCGCCCTGCCCGGCTGGAAGAACATTTCCGTCGGCAAAATGCAGGAAGCGCATCTGAAAAACGGCATGCCCGTTCCCCATCTGCCGGAATTCGGTGATTTCGAACCCGGCACACGCGCCCTCATACTGGCGCAGGATGGCTCGCCTCTGGCTCTGGCAGAAGCCCGCATGGACAGGGATCGCCCTGTCTGGGCAGTGCTTCGGGGGCTTTTTACCCACTAACCTCTGACGACACGTCAGAGAGGAGGATACCGCTGTGGCTATGGATTCCGCTCAGAAGCAGGCCGTCATCGCTCAGTACGCCAAGCACGAAGGCGACACCGGCTCCGCTGAAGTTCAGATCGCCCTTCTCACCGCCCGCATCAATGGTCTCGCCGACCACTTCAAGGCCAACAAGAAGGACTTCCACTCCCGCACCGGCCTGCTCAAGCTGGTCGGCCAGCGTCGCAAGATGCTGAACTACCTCAAGAAGACCGACATTCAGAGCTATCGCGCCCTGATCGAAAAGCTCGGTCTGCGCAAGTAGTCGGAAAACGATCCGGAAACAAGGGGGAGCGGAAGAAATTCCGCTCCCCCATCCTGCATGGAAAGGGGCCTTTTCCCCTCAACCTCAACGCGAGGAAGGAGCATCCGCGAACAGAGGCGAAATTTTCGTCTTTCTTCACGGAGTCTCCTTCCAGGAGTAACCATATGGGTCTGCTCAACAGCACTCGTGTGTCCGCCACCGTGGGCGGCAAGGAAATCATTCTGGAAACGGGCCGTGTGGCCCGTCAGGCCAACGGCGCCATCTGGATTCAGTGCGGCGGCACCGTGGCACTCGTCACCGTGTGTGAAGCCCAGCTCGAAACCCCCAAGGACTTCTTCCCCCTCACCGTGGAATACGCCGAACGCATGTACGCCGCCGGCCGCATTCCCGGCAACTTCTTCCGCCGCGAAATCGGCCGTCCGAGCGACCATGAAACCCTCGTGGCCCGCCTCATCGACCGCCCCATCCGTCCGCTCTTCCCCAAGGGCTACGGCAATGAGGTGCAGGTGCTCGCCACCGTCATTTCCGCCGACGGCGAAAACGATCCCGACGTACTCTGCATCACCGCGGCTTCCGCGGCCACCTGCATTTCCAACATTCCCTTCGCGGGCCCCGTGGCCGGCGCGCGCCTCGGCCGCGTGGACGGTCAGTTCGTGCTGAACCCCACCACCGAAGAACTCAAGCGCTCCGACATGGACATCGTGCTCGCCGCCTCCCGCGACGCCGTGGTCATGGTGGAAGGCGAAGCCAAGCTCGTCAAGGAACAGGACCTCATCGACGGCCTGAACTGGGCCCACAAGGCCATTCAGCCCCTCATCGACGCTCAGGAAGAGCTCGTGAAGCTGGCCGGCAAGCCCAAGACCGAATTCATTCCCAAGCAGGACGATCCCGAACTGTTCGCCTATGTGGAAGACCTTGCCATCAAGTCCGGCATGGAAGACGCCCTGCGCACGCCCGACAAGCTGCTCAGAAAGGACGCCCGCAAGGCCGTCAAGGACAAGGTGAAGGCCCTCATGGCCACCGACGAACGCTATGCCGACGATCCCGCGGCGCAGGCCGCCATCGGCGAAGTGCTCGAACACCTCGAAAAGAAGCTCGTGCGCCAGAGAGTGCTCAACGAAGGCACCCGCATCGACAACCGCGACACCAAGACCGTGCGTCCCATCGAAATCGAAACGTCGGTGCTGCCCCGCGCCCACGGCTCCGCCATCTTCGCCCGCGGCGAAACCAAGACCATTGCCGTCACCACCCTCGGCAGCACGTCCGACGAGCAGAAGGTCGATACCCTGAACGGCGACGAAACCAAGCGCTTCATGCTGCACTACAACTTCCCGCCCTTCACCGTGGGCGAAGTGAAGTCCGTGCGCGTGTCCCGCCGCGAAATCGGTCACGGCCACCTCGCCGAACGCGCCCTCAAGGCCGTTCTGCCCTCGCCCGAAAGCTTCCCCTACACCATCCGCGTGGTGTCCGACACCGTGGAATCCAACGGTTCGTCCTCCATGGCCGCCGTGTGCGGCGGCTGCCTCTCCCTCATGGACGCCGGCGTGCCGATCAGCGCTCCCGTGGCCGGCGTGGCCATGGGCCTCATCAAGGACGGCGACACCTACACCGTGCTCACCGACATCCTCGGCGACGAAGACGCCCTCGGCGACATGGACTTCAAGATCGCCGGCACGGCCGACGGCATCAGCGCCATCCAGATGGACATCAAAATCAACGGCCTGCCCACCGAAGTCATGGCCCGCGCCATGGAACAGGCCCGCGTGGCCCGTCTGCACATTCTCGACGTCATGGCCAAGGCCATGCCCGCCGTGCGCGAACTCTCTCCCTACGCTCCCCAGCACGAGGAAGTGTTCGTGAATCCTGAAATCATCCGCATGATCATCGGCCCCGGCGGCAAGAACATCAAGGCCATCACCAGCGCCACCGGCGCGGCCATCGACATTGAGGATTCCGGCCGCATCACCATCTTCGCCCCCACGCAGAAGTCCATGCAGGCCGCCAAGGAAATGGTGCTCTACTACGACCAGCACGCGGAACTCGGCAAGAACTACAACGCCAAGGTCAAGCGCATTCTGGAAATCGGCGCCATCGTGGAAATTCTGCCCAACCTCGAAGCCCTGGTCCACATCTCCCAGCTCGACACCAACCGCGTGGAAAAGACCGAAGACGTGGCCCACCTCGGCGAAGACATGCTGGTCAAGGTCATCGAAATCAACGGCGACCGCATCCGCGCGAGCCGCAAGGCCGTGCTGCTCGAACAGCAGGGCATCGAATGGAAGCCCGAAGACACCGCCCGTCCCGCCCGCCGCGAACGCGGAGAACGCGGCGACGGCGAACGTCGCGAACGCCGCGGCGAACGTCGTGAACGCAGCGATCGTCCCCGCCGCGAACACAAGGAAGACTAAGCGGGAGCGGGGAATTCCCCTCGCGCAGAGATGAAAAGAGAGGCCGCCGTCCGCATGGACGGCGGCCTCTTCGTTTGTCATGCAAATTCGCGCTCAGCCCGCCGTACCGGGGCGGGCAACGCCGGGAGGAATCAGCGCCCGCGGGCAAATTCCGGGAAAACCCGGACGCTCCCGACGCGCAGCCACGGCCAGGAGAACGCCCCGGCGTGCCGGCGGCCCTAGCCCAGACGCTTTGCAATCCTGCGCTGGAGTTCCTTGTCCTCGCCGGGCTGCATCATGCGCTCGGGGCTCAGCACGTAGTCGATTTCCTCGCTGGTCATGTAGTTGTGCCGCACCACGAGATCGTACACCGACTGCCCGGAAGCCAGCGCCTCCCGCGCTATTTCCGACGAGCGTTCGTAGCCGATGTAGGGGGCGAGCGCCGTCACCACGCCTATGGCGTTGCGCACGAG includes the following:
- a CDS encoding cation:proton antiporter is translated as MEDMILREIVVLFILSIIVVLVCLRFRLPSIVGFLLTGVLCGPSALGLIPSPEAVDTMADVGVAFLMFSIGMELSGKELVRLKKPLFLGGSSQVLLTMAFVFLLTFWWSGPRLGIVYGCMVTLSSTAIVLSILQQKALTESPQGQVCLAVLIFQDLAIVPMVLIFPLLAGGLELDTNSMIFAVGKGVLVIGGILLFGKYLLHRLMFSVVSTRSRELMLMTTLGLCLAVALITSWLGLSLALGAFLAGLMMAESEYSLNTLESIMPFKEVFSSIFFISVGMLLDVKFFLTHLPVISLCAAAIILAKILMVVPAVRVLRYSMRTALLAAFSLAQVGEFSFVLAKSALGLELISNDAYQIFLASSILTMVLTPLLIGAAPRVTGRILKRPNMQTAEAATDDSDEHDAEDSAHGIIRDGRQLKDHLIIIGFGIGGQIMAHGAKSCGIPYIISEMNPDTVEKYRATEPIRHGDASFPLVLEHLGASTARALAILTSDPAGSRAIIANARAMNPSLHIIVRTRFLGNLDSYKEVGANEVIPEEFETSLEVFARVLNHYLVPRQTIDQYVSAIRRENYGMQRRLGMGGSIMDSLPDLQLVAYAVEEGSPLAGKTIAQAALRKEHGVTAAGVRRGDTINNNPNAQTQLLAGDIVYLLATQEALAKAAVLFHTEGRAA
- the dprA gene encoding DNA-processing protein DprA, with amino-acid sequence MNASLPQQTGLAALDDDGRREYWAALALRHTAGLGVRGACLLLKHFGSAYEAVTNVPAWPEAGVPAQKAEGYLNNAWRAAARPEWDAAHTLRASIILWTDKRYPPLLRELPDAPALLYAAGDASLLRAPCVAIVGSRDASSAAIDFTAAVAEELSAAGVTVVSGLAYGVDGYAHHAALGGPGRTIAVLPGGVDLPFPSGHRDLYLDVVEHGLAASEMPPGWVPGPGAFPVRNRLISGLCLGVLVAEASRARSGSLITARLAAEQGRNVYAPSPNALRAPCREGTKKLLLDGARPVSGAADILADLLPHLQDSLKHSPAAPMRGRPAEETQPAPAKHDAPEEIEEIEDASPAQPESPRAPATDTSARPKEEPRPQAAALPAASEKSEPSTPSRADRASSRAETAAPERKEQRPARKAPEKKPARAAAPLTEEEETILALLQNGPLSQDELLYAAQAQSDSWNSASVSAVLMILEVKKLARRLSDSRYEARA
- a CDS encoding tyrosine recombinase XerC, with amino-acid sequence MSRLAEITAALPVPAATFLAWMEFQKGASEATVAAYAVDILEFETYLRGMGASLEQPSEITRQMVQGFSASLFRQGMARSSMARKLSALRSLFRHLLRLHKIEADPCAGVRNPKQDQRHPAMLNVDQVFSLLDEKPAEAVAAHPGDMSADDVFLLRDKALLELLYGSGLRISEALGLNVNDIRPESGHVQVMGKGSKERIVPLSDASKDALSRWLSVRDRVPPAHGERAAFLGRRGKRLDRRQAARILEERAAEAGIPQHLSPHDLRHSFATHLLEGGADLRAVQELLGHSRISTTQRYTHLNMEALTRIYDAAHPLSRKSDKKS
- a CDS encoding type III pantothenate kinase; translated protein: MSEHLLLADIGNTCIKIVFARPDALEAAYSLPTRASHTADSLGLSLLQLLSLRRLKPEDIAACLVCSVVPDVSTLLHEALQKYLGKTPLSFPGDFEIDLVNGYEQPQEVGADRLLAAFAARKLFPDAPSIISVDFGTATTFDCVSGNAYLGGLICPGLFSSRNALAANTAKLPRISLEMTEDRVRIGRNTITSMNHGFLFGFAAMTEGLCERLKTQLPGPTLVVGTGGAAHDLSRICRAFDIVRPDLILEGLRLLWLRKTATA
- the eno gene encoding phosphopyruvate hydratase is translated as MNNSTITSVWAREILDSRGNPTVEVEVGLESGHVGRAAVPSGASTGSREALELRDGDKGRYKGKGVTRAVEHVNGEIAEAVIGLDALRQVQVDNTLIDLDGTENKSRLGANAMLGVSLATARAAAEYLGLPLYQYLGGVNAKIMPSPMMNVINGGAHAPNNLDIQEFMIMPVGAKTFADALRIGAEVFHTLKGILAKDGHVTSVGDEGGFAPNLKSHDEAFSYLIKAIEAAGYIPGAEVALGIDAASSEFYKDGKYVIAGEGLELTSEQMVDWLEDFTRRYPLISIEDGMAEDDREGWKLLTDRLGDHIQLVGDDLFVTNPDILAEGIEDGLANAVLIKVNQIGTLTETLDTIEIAKNAGYATIVSHRSGETEDTFIADLAVGTNSGQIKTGSASRSDRIAKYNQLLRIEEELGDVSFFFGPILADNYGLTQSDEDAE
- a CDS encoding outer-membrane lipoprotein carrier protein LolA, producing MSRLLRILFCAFLALGLFAQSASAADIAAAVNKMQTAYAGMQSFRADFTQQLLQRESGVVEKRNGVILFQKPLLVRWETAAPHAELLMVTDKEIWNYLPDEELAYRYSRALAEDSRSLIQVITGQSALSRDFDVEAAQSPEDGKLIHLLLYPKDPTTELTEAQLWLDPDTSLIRRAMVMDFYGNTNTIELQNLKPNAPASAKDFQFTPPKGTEVEDHVEAKHPVARPLLN
- the truB gene encoding tRNA pseudouridine(55) synthase TruB yields the protein MEQQHGILVLNKPKGLSSAQAIARVKRLGQKKIGHAGTLDPMATGVLLVLLGNATKLSGYLLEGGVKTYGGTLRLGVVTDTWDAEGSVVAETPLSEDDLAPGSVLEQAARREVEAWLDVTEQPVPPYSAAKHQGQPLYKLARAGKEVPVKVKSIHVSHASVQWVNMPDVRFRVTCSSGSYIRSLAHSLGIRLGCGAMLTELTREYSHPFGLEVAHTLDEILAEPERLPEWIMPISAALPGWKNISVGKMQEAHLKNGMPVPHLPEFGDFEPGTRALILAQDGSPLALAEARMDRDRPVWAVLRGLFTH
- the rpsO gene encoding 30S ribosomal protein S15, which codes for MDSAQKQAVIAQYAKHEGDTGSAEVQIALLTARINGLADHFKANKKDFHSRTGLLKLVGQRRKMLNYLKKTDIQSYRALIEKLGLRK
- the pnp gene encoding polyribonucleotide nucleotidyltransferase gives rise to the protein MGLLNSTRVSATVGGKEIILETGRVARQANGAIWIQCGGTVALVTVCEAQLETPKDFFPLTVEYAERMYAAGRIPGNFFRREIGRPSDHETLVARLIDRPIRPLFPKGYGNEVQVLATVISADGENDPDVLCITAASAATCISNIPFAGPVAGARLGRVDGQFVLNPTTEELKRSDMDIVLAASRDAVVMVEGEAKLVKEQDLIDGLNWAHKAIQPLIDAQEELVKLAGKPKTEFIPKQDDPELFAYVEDLAIKSGMEDALRTPDKLLRKDARKAVKDKVKALMATDERYADDPAAQAAIGEVLEHLEKKLVRQRVLNEGTRIDNRDTKTVRPIEIETSVLPRAHGSAIFARGETKTIAVTTLGSTSDEQKVDTLNGDETKRFMLHYNFPPFTVGEVKSVRVSRREIGHGHLAERALKAVLPSPESFPYTIRVVSDTVESNGSSSMAAVCGGCLSLMDAGVPISAPVAGVAMGLIKDGDTYTVLTDILGDEDALGDMDFKIAGTADGISAIQMDIKINGLPTEVMARAMEQARVARLHILDVMAKAMPAVRELSPYAPQHEEVFVNPEIIRMIIGPGGKNIKAITSATGAAIDIEDSGRITIFAPTQKSMQAAKEMVLYYDQHAELGKNYNAKVKRILEIGAIVEILPNLEALVHISQLDTNRVEKTEDVAHLGEDMLVKVIEINGDRIRASRKAVLLEQQGIEWKPEDTARPARRERGERGDGERRERRGERRERSDRPRREHKED